The DNA region CTTAAATGCTAAGAAAATTAAGCTGATTTGTATAATAAAAATATTTTTCCAAAACCAAAAGCGAGATTAAATCCTCGCGTTTTTTATCAAAAAACTGCGCGACATATTGATGAGCATTATAAATAATATCCTGTGCAAAAGTGGGATGCAAAAGGCAAAATTCAAGCCTTTCTTCTAAGTCTTCATAATCATCTCTAATTTGTAAATAATGGACATTTGGCTCTAAACTTCCCTCCATAAACCAAGTTTCAAATTTAGGCTTTGGCATAATGGCTAGGGAATTTGAACTCATTATCCATTTAAGATTACTCGCTACATCGTTACCCTCTAGGGCTAAAAGAAATTTATAAGGCAAATGTTTAGCGATGCTTATCCTAGCTTTTTGCCAAGCGTGGTGGAGACTTTTACTTCCTACATGTCCTAAGTCGCATAAGGGATGGTTAAAGTATTTTTGAAAAAATTCAATTCTGTGTTTTTGATAAATCGCCCCACGGTAAAAAAGCTTATCTTGCTTTTGGCTAAATTTATAGGGGTCTTTGATGAAGACAAAATGGCGATTTTTATCTAGTTTTAAAAGCGTGTTACTCCCCCCACCACCACTTTCAACAGGACGAGATTTCGTAAAAGAAGGCTTAGTGCAAATATAAGAAACATCACCAAATTCAAAATGTGCTTTGAAATCTTGCGGAAAATAACGCAAATATTCATAAGAGTCAAATTTATAACCAACGCCCTTTCTAGCAAATCTCACACTAGCAATGCTTTTTGCGTCTTTATCAAGGGTGATTTTGCTGTTTATTTGACAATAATAATCCACCCTTTTTTTAATCATATCCACATCGCTTCGCTCCTGCAAAGCACACAAAATATCCTCACGCCTTGCGAGTAAAAAACGCGGACTCATCATACGCGTAATACCCTTAATATTATAGGCTAAATGGCTAAGTCTAGTTGCTAGACGGCTATTTCTCATCACTCTCACTCTCTTTAAATATTTTAAAATACTAACACGCTTATATAAACATCAAATAAATGTTACTAAAATATACAAAATCATCAAATTTTACACACAAAACACAAAATAAAAAATACAAATTTAATCTTTAATTGTATCATTTAGAAAAATTTCACAAAAGGACTTTACAAAATGATACAAAAATCCATCGCTTTGGCAGAAGAACTACAAAGCAAAATCGAGCAAAATCTCTCCGCTAGTGAGAGACAATTTCACGCTAAAATGCAAAAGCTTCTTAATAATCCCAAAAATAAAGTAATGCTAATCGAGCTGCTTGACCGCTCTTTTCGTTGTAAAGATAAAAAAGCAAGTTTTGAACTCATAGAACACACGCTTAATAAATTTGGCATAGCGGACTTTTTCTCTGCCTTTGAGAAATTCTTGCTTTTTAGCTTTTTAAATTTTGGCAAACTCGCTCCTAATCTTAGTGTGCCATTTTTTGTTTCGCATTTAAGAAACGATACAAAGGCTATGGTGCTAGACGCTGATGAAAATTTCCTAGCCCCGCACATTACCAAGCGTAAAAATGAGCAAAATATCACGCTTAATGTCAATCTCATCGGTGAAGAGGTTTTGGGCGAAGCGGAGAGCCAGTATCGTATGCAAAAATATGAAGAAGCCCTAAAATCAAGCTATATCACTTACATTTCTATCAAAATTACCACGATTTTTTCACAGATTAATATTATTGATTTTGACTATTCTAAAGAGGAAGTTGTTAAAAGGCTTGATAAACTCTACGCCCTAGCCTTAGAAGAACAAAAAAAGCAAGGCGTGAGTAAGTTTATCAATTTAGATATGGAGGAATTTAGAGACTTAGAGCTAACCGTGGCTGCCTTTATGGAGAGTGTGGCGAAATTTGATATTAAAGCGGGGATTGTTTTACAAGCTTATATCCCTGATTCTTATGAATATCTTAAAAAGCTCTTAGCCTTTTCAAAAGAAAGGGTTTTAAAGGGTATGCAACCTATCAAAATCCGTTTTGTTAAGGGTGCAAATATGGAAAGTGAGGAAACCATAGCTAGTCAAAGAGGCTGGGAGCTACCGACCTTTAGCCGCAAAATCGACACCGATAGCAATTATAATAAAATGCTTAATCTTGTATTAGAAGATGAAAATTACAAATATATCAATGTTGGTATTGCAAGTCATAATATTTTTGAAATCGCTTATGCTTACACACGCATTAACGAAGCTGGGGCAGGTGAGAGCTTTACCTTTGAAATGCTTGAGGGTATGAGTTTGCAATGCTCTTATGAGCTTTCACAAATGCACGATTTAATTCTCTATGCACCTGTATGTGATGAAGCACACTTTAATAACGCCATTGCTTACCTTGTGCGCCGTCTTGATGAAAACACAAGCGAAGATAATTTTATGCGTTATTTTTTCAATCTTAAAGTTGGCTCTAAAGAATGGGAAGAGCAAAAAAGCTTATTTTTAAATGCCCTTGAAGGCATTAAAACCCTTGATAATACCACACACAGAAAGCAAGATAGAACCAAAACGCAAAATATACCAAGCTCTTACACGACAAAAACTTTTACTAATGAAAGCGACACAGACTTCATACTCTCACAAAATCGCTTATGGGCGCAAAATATCAAGGCGAAATATGAAAATTTAGCAAATTATGATGTGTATCCTGTGGCTGGAGAGCTTGACTTCACACAAGCGGATTTAAACACTTTAGAAGTTAAAGACAAAATCGCCCATCGCACCATAGGCACAGCGTATTTAGCAGGAGAAAATGAGCTAAAAGCAGCTTTAGAAGTGGCGAAAAACTCAAACTTTACGCAAAAAAGTAGCGATGAGATTTATGGCGTTTTAGCCAAAGTCGCCAAGCTTATGCGTGAGAGAAGGGGGGATTTGATAGGGCTTGCAGCATTAGAGACAGGCAAGACTTTTTTAGAAATTGATCCGGAAGTAAGCGAGGCGATTGATTTTATAGAGTTTTATCCCCACTCTCTAGAAACACTCAAAAAGCAAAATCCAAACACCACCTTTAAGCCAAAGGGCATAGGCGTTACCATTGCGCCGTGGAATTTCCCTGTGGGTATTTCTGTGGGCACCATAGCTGCTCCTTTAGCTGCTGGTAATATCGTGCTTTATAAGCCATCATCGCTTTCTATGCTGACAGGCTATAAGCTTTGTGAGTGCTTTTGGGATGCGGGCATTCCAAGAGATGCGCTTATTTTCTTACCAGCAAAGGGCAGTGATATATCGAAATATATTTTAAGCGATGAAGCGGTGAAATTTTCCATACTTACAGGCGGTGAAGATACTGCCTATGCAATGCTAAAAGCAAATCCTACCCTACTTTTAAGTGCAGAAACTGGAGGCAAAAATGCGACCATTGTGTCTAAATTTGCCGATAGAGATAGTGCGGTCAAAAACATTATCCACTCTGCATTTTCAAATTCTGGGCAAAAATGCTCAGCGACTTCTTTACTTGTGCTTGAAGATGAAGTGTATGAAGATGAAGAATTTAAAAAAGCCCTTGTCGATGCGGCAGCTTCTTTGGCGGTGGGAAGTCCTTTTGTCTTTAAAAATAAATTAGGTGCTTTGTGTGATAAACCTAGCGAGAAACTGACAAAAGCTATCAATGAGCTAGAAGCTGGGGAAGAGTGGGCGTTAAAACCAACATTTATAAATGATAACGCTCACTTAATGACTCCGGGCATTAAATACGGCGTGAAAAAGGGAGCTTTCACACATATGAACGAGCTTTTCGCACCGCTTTTGAGCGTAATGAGGGCTAAAGATTTAAAAGAAGCGATTGAAATCGTCAATTCCACAGGATACGGACTTACAGCGGGATTTGAAAGCTTAGATGAAAGAGAGTGGGAATATTTCCACACTCATATTGAGGCAGGTAATATCTATATCAACAAGCCCACAACAGGCGCTATCGTGCTAAGGCAGCCCTTTGGCGGGGTGAAAAAGTCTGCCATAGGCTTTGGGAGAAAGGTTGGAATCTATAATTACATCACGCAATTTATGGATATAGAAGCAAAAGCTGATACAAATTTACTTGATAGCCCCTTAGCAAGTGCATTAGAAAAATTAAGCAAAGCAAGTGATGAAAGCACACAAGCTACCCTAGCAAATGCCGTCCTTATAGCACAATCTTATGCTTATCATCATAAGCACGAATTTAGCGTAGCAAAAGATTATGTCAATATCCGTGGAGAAGATAATCTTTTTTCTTACACGCGGATTAAAAACCTAGCCTTTAGGGTGTGTGAGCAAGATAGCTTGCAAGATATTCTAGGCGTTATCATAGGGTGTCATACGCTAGGGCTAAGTCCTCTTGTAAGCTATGATAGCGCACAAAGCTCTATCATCAAAGAGCTTAAGAAAATTTGCAAGGCGGTAGATTTGGGAGCGGATTTTGTAGAAGAAAATGAGGAGCAATTTATCGCTAAAATTTCTAAATTTGAACGCATTCGTTATCACGCTAAAGCGGATAAAAATAGCCCTCTCTATCAAGCTGCTGCTAAAGAGGCTAAGATTATTATCCGTGATAAGCCGCTATTAAATGGGCGTTTTGAGCTTTTGTTCTATCATAATGAAAAGGCTTTAAGCGTGTCTTATCATCGCTATGGAAACTTAGGCATTCGTGCTTTAAAAAATTCACAATAAGGAGAAACAATGGAAGTTGTCAAAATTAACACAGAAATTGCCATTACTTTTATCGCCTACTCGGCTTTAATGCTATTTATCGGCTTTTATTTTTATAGGAAAAACAAAAGCACAGAAGACTACTTTCTAGGTGGGAGGTCGCTTGGTCCTGTGGTGTCAGCTCTAAGTGCTGGGGCTAGTGATATGAGTGGTTGGCTTTTGATGGGTTTGCCCGGAGCTTTGTATGTGAGCGGTTTTGTAGAAAGCTATATCGCCATAGGTCTTAGTATAGGGGCGTTTTTAAATTGGGTTTTTGTCGCTAAAAGACTTAGAATTTATACAAGCGTGATTGCTAATAGCATTACAATCCCTGATTATTTTGAAACGCGTTTTGATGATGATAAGCACATTTTACGCATTGTTTGTGCGATTGTGATTTTGGTGTTTTTTACTTTTTATGTTTCTTCTGGGCTTGTAGGTGGAGCGAAACTTTTTGAAAGCACCTTTGGGATTGATTATACTCACGCCCTTACCACAGGGACTATTATCATCGTGCTTTATACCTTTTTAGGCGGCTATAAAGCTGTGTGCTGGACGGATATGATCCAAGGACTTTTGATGATGAGTGCTTTAATTATCGTGCCTTTAGTAATGCTTTCAAATTTAGGTGGTTATGAAGCTGCTATAAGCATCGTCCAAGAAATCAAGCCTCAAAATTTATCTATGGGTGAGGGCGTATCGGCTCTTGCGATTATTTCAGCTCTTGCGTGGGGGCTAGGGTATTTTGGACAGCCGCATATTTTGGTGCGTTTTATGTCTATACGCTCGACTAAAGAGATTCCAACTGCTACTTTTGTGGGGATTTCTTGGATGGTGATTTCACTCATTGGGGCGTGCTTGATTGGAGTTTTGGGCATTGCCTATGTGTATAAATTTAATCTCTCCTTGCAAGATCCAGAAAAAATCTTTATTGTGATGAGCCAATTACTCTTTAATCCTTGGATCGCTGGGATTTTGCTTAGTGCGATTTTAGCGGCGATTATGAGCACGGCTAGTTCGCAACTTCTTGTTTCAAGCTCGACTTTGGCAGAAGATTTTTATCGCCGTATTTTCAAACAAGATGCAAGTTCGCAAATAGTGATGAGACTAGGTAGAATAGGCGTTTTACTTGTAGCCCTTATCGCTTTTCTTATTTCAACAGATAAAAATTCAAGCGTCTTAAGCATAGTCGCTTATGCGTGGGCTGGCTTTGGTGCTAGCTTTGGCTCTGTAATGCTCTTTTCGCTCTTTTGGAGTAAAATGACGCGTATGGGTGCGATCGCAGGTATGGTTACAGGTGCTGTTGTAGTTGTGGCTTGGAAAAATTATTTAGCAGGGGCTTTAAATTTCCCAATCTATGAAATCGTGCCCGGCTTTGTGTGTGCTAGTCTTGTCATTATCATCGTAAGCTTAATGACTAAGGTGCGTCCAGGCACTCAAAAAGCCTATGAAACGATGCTTAAAAATCTTTAACGGGGCTTAAAGCCCCCTTCCCTTTTTTTAAATAATTCAAATTTAAAGGCTTTTAGTGATACTTTGTGAAGAAAATTGCGAATTTTTACAAGACATAGCCAATACTTTAAGTCCTAAAGATGTCGAGCTTATCTTCGTAGAAAATGAAGAGATGAGAGAGTTAAATTTAAAACATAGAAATAAAAACAAAAGCACAGATGTATTGTCCTTTCCCCTGCAAGCTATAAATGAAGCTCTCCCGCTTGGCAGCATAGTCATTAACAAAACTCTAGCACAAGAAAAAGCTAAGGAATTTCATCATAGCTTAAAAGATGAAATTTCCCTACTTTTTATCCACGCTATGCTTCATCTACTAGGCTTTGACCACGAAAAAGACAAGGGCGAAATGCGTCAAAAAGAAGAAGAATTAATCCACCTTTTTAAACTTCCACAAAGTCTTATTGTAAGGACGGAGGCTCTTTAAGGCGTAAGAATATAGGAAAACGCGGCAAATTATTTTTAGTATATCCGCTAAATTTATAGGTGATAATGGCATTTATTTGCGGAGGATTTGCCCTATCTTTGTTTTTTAAGCCTGAGCCGATTTTGATAATTTTACCATTTGGCATTTGACAGAGCAAAGCCCCCACCATACCTTCAAATTTGCCCCTTCCTTGCGTATATCCTACGACTTTACACTCTGCATCTTCATAAGGCTTAAGTTTTAGGGCATTATTAGTGCGTCCTTTCTCATAAGGAGCATTATTTTTTCTAATCACAAGCCCCTCTCCACCTTCTTTTAGCACCTTTTGATAAAATTGCTCTAAATGTTCTTGACTTTGAATTTCAAAATGAGGGATAATTTTAATGTAAGAATTTGGATATTTTTCTAAATATTTTTCTAAAATACTTAACCTATTTTTGAGAGAGCAGGGATTAAGCTTAAATTCTTCACAGGCATTTGGCACATCAAAAACATTATAAGTAACATCTCTCCAAAGAGTGTTTTTCTCATCATCTTTACGCAGCAAAGCAGAAAGAGTATCGAAAGAATTTTTACCCAAATAAAGCTCTCCATCAAGCACAAAAGAAGGAAAATTTGCCCTAAAAAATTCAGGGCTTTTTATGGGATAATTTTTTCGGCTTTTAAAGCCTTTTCCATCCCAAATTCCCCGCACTCCATCAAGCTTTTCGCTCATTAAATACTCGCTCAAATTTGCATCTTTAAAAGCTTTTTGATCAAATTTATTGAGTAATAATAATTCATCGGCTAAGACAAAATTAATCAAAAAAATAAAAATAAAAAATCTACAAAATAAAGATTGTATAGCCACTCGCATCTTTTTCTATCTTATAATTATACTTGCCATCTAAATATAAAACTAAGCGATAATAGCCCTTATGAGAACCGAAATCTAGCCTTTTAAAAAAGGAATTTTTTATCCTCACAGCCTTGCTAGGGCTGATGACATTTGACTTAAAGTCCATTACGATTTTGCTAGGATTACCTATGGAAAAATCGGACACAAGCTCGTCATTTGCATTAAGACGAATTTTATTTTTATAGACACTATAAGTTAAAAGCTTATCTATGCTTCCACTTTGAATTGGAAGTTCCACATCGATAGAAAGATTTGAGTCTGCATTACCCTTACTAGGTATTGTTACAGAAACATCTAGGATTTTAGATGGTTCAGGGCTTTTAGAACGCATTATAGTATAAGTATCGTGCCAATCTATGCTTTTATTCACATCTAGCACGAGAGTTTCTTCTGTGCCGTCTAAATTGATATAATTAAAACTAACACTTTTTAAAATTCTCGCATTAGAATTAAATTTCACATCACTTCTCGTAAAAGATGAAGGGGTAATGATACTAACATTTTGCTCACCGCTAAAAGGATTATCATTTGCATAAGCAAAACTAAAAATCAAGAAAAATAAAATCCATCTATTTTTTTTCATCAGGGTCAAGTCCTTGTAATTCAAAATATTCTTTTTGCGCTTTAGCATTTTGTTCTTTAAGAAGTAAAATTTGTCTATTTAACTCTCTTTTCATTGATTCTAAAGAAAGCATAGTATCTAAAGAATACTGCCCAAAGAACATATTGCCAAAATAAATCGCCCCCACAATCACAATTAAAGAAAGAAAGCACATTTTAAAAATTTGTGCATAAAAGCCTTTTTTCTTAGTGCTTTCATCATATTCTTTTAATAAATCGCTCAGAGTCCCTCTCCTAAATATTCATCATTTTCAAGCTCAATCTCAAGCAATCTATTATACTTAGCCGTTCTATCCGCCCTTGCTGGCGCACCTGTTTTAATCTGCCCCGTATTTAAAGCCACCGCAAAATCAGCGATAAAAGCATCCTCACTCTCACCTGAACGATGCGACATAATGCACTTATAATTATTTCTTTGTGCTAGACGCACAGTTCGCATAGTTTGCGTGAGTGTGCCGATTTGATTAGGCTTGATTAAAATGGCATTTGCCATTTTTTTCTCTATACCCTCTTTTAAAATTTCCTCATTTGTTACAAATAAATCATCTCCTACAAGCTGAATTTTAGCTCCCAGCTCTTTTGTGAGTTTAATCCACCCCTCAAAATCATTTTCCGCTAAACCATCTTCAATACTGCAAATAGGATACTTCGCACAAAGCTCCACATAACGCGCAATTAGCTCATCACTCGTAAAAGTCCTACCTTCTAAATGATACTTACCATCCTTATAAAATTCCGTGCTAGCGACATCAAGAGCGATTTTAATTTGCTTTTCATACCCCGCCTTTTTAATGCAAGTCATTAAAAACTCAATAGGCTCTGTATTGTTTGCTAAATTAGGTGCAAAGCCGCCCTCATCACCTAAAGCAGTCGGATGTCCGCCATTTGCCAATTCTTTTTTCAAAATGGCATAAATTTCACAAACCGCCCTTAAACCCTCTTTAAAGCTAGTAAAACCATAAGGCATAATCATATATTCTTGAAAATCAACACTATTATTCGCATGTGCTCCGCCATTTATGATATTACACATAGGCACAGGCAAAACGCTAGCATTTGCTCCACCTAAATAGCGATAAAGTGGCATACCTAAAGAATTCGCCACCGCTCTTGCATTTGCCATAGAAACACCCAAAGTCGCATTTGCTCCAAGTTTAGAATAATTTTTCGTTCCGTCAAGTTCGCGTAAAATGGTATCAAGCTGAGTTTGATTAAAGGCGTCAAGCCCTGTAATTTCATCGGCTATATTTTCATTAATGTTAGAAACAGCCTTTAAAACACCCTTTCCGCCAAATCTAGCCTCTCCGTCTCTAAGCTCCAAAGCCTCCTTAGAACCTGTGCTAGCTCCACTTGGCACTATGGCAGAGCCTGAGCTTCCATCGCTTAAAATCACTTCCGCTTTAACGCTAGGATTACCCCTGCTATCCAAAACCTCAAAGGCTCTTACATCTTCGATAATCAACATTTATTCCTCCTCTTCTTCGCTATTATCACTCATCACACCCTCTATACCCATAGAATTTTGTATGGCTTTTGTGATTTCATCGGCAAGTTCTGGATTTTCCCTTAAGAATGCCTTAGAATTTTCTCTACCTTGACCAAGTTTTTTATCTTTATAGGAGAACCACGCTCCACTTTTATCGATAATGTCAAGCTTGACCCCATAGTCAATCAACTCACCCTCACGACTCAAACCCTCTCCATACATCACATCAAATTCCGCCACTCTAAAAGGTGGTGCGACTTTATTTTTAACGACCTTAACCTTAACGCGGTTACCAATAGGCTCTTCATTTTGCTTTAAAGTCGCCACCTTACGCACATCAAGACGCACAGAAGCGTAGAATTTCAAAGCATTTCCGCCCGTAGTCGTTTCAGGAGTGCCATAACCCATAGCACCGATTTTCATACGAATTTGATTGATAAAAATCACCGTAGTATTCATCTTATGCACTATACCCGTAAGTTTTCTTAAGGCTTGACTCATCAAACGCGCTTGAAGACCCACATGCTGATCTCCCATATCTCCATCAATCTCCGCCTTAGGCG from Campylobacter upsaliensis includes:
- the eno gene encoding phosphopyruvate hydratase, yielding MLIIEDVRAFEVLDSRGNPSVKAEVILSDGSSGSAIVPSGASTGSKEALELRDGEARFGGKGVLKAVSNINENIADEITGLDAFNQTQLDTILRELDGTKNYSKLGANATLGVSMANARAVANSLGMPLYRYLGGANASVLPVPMCNIINGGAHANNSVDFQEYMIMPYGFTSFKEGLRAVCEIYAILKKELANGGHPTALGDEGGFAPNLANNTEPIEFLMTCIKKAGYEKQIKIALDVASTEFYKDGKYHLEGRTFTSDELIARYVELCAKYPICSIEDGLAENDFEGWIKLTKELGAKIQLVGDDLFVTNEEILKEGIEKKMANAILIKPNQIGTLTQTMRTVRLAQRNNYKCIMSHRSGESEDAFIADFAVALNTGQIKTGAPARADRTAKYNRLLEIELENDEYLGEGL
- a CDS encoding DNA ligase, which encodes MRVAIQSLFCRFFIFIFLINFVLADELLLLNKFDQKAFKDANLSEYLMSEKLDGVRGIWDGKGFKSRKNYPIKSPEFFRANFPSFVLDGELYLGKNSFDTLSALLRKDDEKNTLWRDVTYNVFDVPNACEEFKLNPCSLKNRLSILEKYLEKYPNSYIKIIPHFEIQSQEHLEQFYQKVLKEGGEGLVIRKNNAPYEKGRTNNALKLKPYEDAECKVVGYTQGRGKFEGMVGALLCQMPNGKIIKIGSGLKNKDRANPPQINAIITYKFSGYTKNNLPRFPIFLRLKEPPSLQ
- the recA gene encoding recombinase RecA, with protein sequence MDDNKKKSLDAALKSLDKAFGKGTILRLGDKEIEQIDSIGTGSVGLDLALGIGGVPKGRIIEIYGPESSGKTTLTLHIIAECQKAGGVCAFIDAEHALDVKYAKNLGVDTDNLYISQPDFGEQALEIVETIARSGAIDLIVVDSVAALTPKAEIDGDMGDQHVGLQARLMSQALRKLTGIVHKMNTTVIFINQIRMKIGAMGYGTPETTTGGNALKFYASVRLDVRKVATLKQNEEPIGNRVKVKVVKNKVAPPFRVAEFDVMYGEGLSREGELIDYGVKLDIIDKSGAWFSYKDKKLGQGRENSKAFLRENPELADEITKAIQNSMGIEGVMSDNSEEEEE
- the putP gene encoding sodium/proline symporter PutP, translated to MEVVKINTEIAITFIAYSALMLFIGFYFYRKNKSTEDYFLGGRSLGPVVSALSAGASDMSGWLLMGLPGALYVSGFVESYIAIGLSIGAFLNWVFVAKRLRIYTSVIANSITIPDYFETRFDDDKHILRIVCAIVILVFFTFYVSSGLVGGAKLFESTFGIDYTHALTTGTIIIVLYTFLGGYKAVCWTDMIQGLLMMSALIIVPLVMLSNLGGYEAAISIVQEIKPQNLSMGEGVSALAIISALAWGLGYFGQPHILVRFMSIRSTKEIPTATFVGISWMVISLIGACLIGVLGIAYVYKFNLSLQDPEKIFIVMSQLLFNPWIAGILLSAILAAIMSTASSQLLVSSSTLAEDFYRRIFKQDASSQIVMRLGRIGVLLVALIAFLISTDKNSSVLSIVAYAWAGFGASFGSVMLFSLFWSKMTRMGAIAGMVTGAVVVVAWKNYLAGALNFPIYEIVPGFVCASLVIIIVSLMTKVRPGTQKAYETMLKNL
- the cgpA gene encoding glycoprotein CgpA; its protein translation is MKKNRWILFFLIFSFAYANDNPFSGEQNVSIITPSSFTRSDVKFNSNARILKSVSFNYINLDGTEETLVLDVNKSIDWHDTYTIMRSKSPEPSKILDVSVTIPSKGNADSNLSIDVELPIQSGSIDKLLTYSVYKNKIRLNANDELVSDFSIGNPSKIVMDFKSNVISPSKAVRIKNSFFKRLDFGSHKGYYRLVLYLDGKYNYKIEKDASGYTIFIL
- a CDS encoding proline dehydrogenase family protein; amino-acid sequence: MIQKSIALAEELQSKIEQNLSASERQFHAKMQKLLNNPKNKVMLIELLDRSFRCKDKKASFELIEHTLNKFGIADFFSAFEKFLLFSFLNFGKLAPNLSVPFFVSHLRNDTKAMVLDADENFLAPHITKRKNEQNITLNVNLIGEEVLGEAESQYRMQKYEEALKSSYITYISIKITTIFSQINIIDFDYSKEEVVKRLDKLYALALEEQKKQGVSKFINLDMEEFRDLELTVAAFMESVAKFDIKAGIVLQAYIPDSYEYLKKLLAFSKERVLKGMQPIKIRFVKGANMESEETIASQRGWELPTFSRKIDTDSNYNKMLNLVLEDENYKYINVGIASHNIFEIAYAYTRINEAGAGESFTFEMLEGMSLQCSYELSQMHDLILYAPVCDEAHFNNAIAYLVRRLDENTSEDNFMRYFFNLKVGSKEWEEQKSLFLNALEGIKTLDNTTHRKQDRTKTQNIPSSYTTKTFTNESDTDFILSQNRLWAQNIKAKYENLANYDVYPVAGELDFTQADLNTLEVKDKIAHRTIGTAYLAGENELKAALEVAKNSNFTQKSSDEIYGVLAKVAKLMRERRGDLIGLAALETGKTFLEIDPEVSEAIDFIEFYPHSLETLKKQNPNTTFKPKGIGVTIAPWNFPVGISVGTIAAPLAAGNIVLYKPSSLSMLTGYKLCECFWDAGIPRDALIFLPAKGSDISKYILSDEAVKFSILTGGEDTAYAMLKANPTLLLSAETGGKNATIVSKFADRDSAVKNIIHSAFSNSGQKCSATSLLVLEDEVYEDEEFKKALVDAAASLAVGSPFVFKNKLGALCDKPSEKLTKAINELEAGEEWALKPTFINDNAHLMTPGIKYGVKKGAFTHMNELFAPLLSVMRAKDLKEAIEIVNSTGYGLTAGFESLDEREWEYFHTHIEAGNIYINKPTTGAIVLRQPFGGVKKSAIGFGRKVGIYNYITQFMDIEAKADTNLLDSPLASALEKLSKASDESTQATLANAVLIAQSYAYHHKHEFSVAKDYVNIRGEDNLFSYTRIKNLAFRVCEQDSLQDILGVIIGCHTLGLSPLVSYDSAQSSIIKELKKICKAVDLGADFVEENEEQFIAKISKFERIRYHAKADKNSPLYQAAAKEAKIIIRDKPLLNGRFELLFYHNEKALSVSYHRYGNLGIRALKNSQ
- the ybeY gene encoding rRNA maturation RNase YbeY, encoding MILCEENCEFLQDIANTLSPKDVELIFVENEEMRELNLKHRNKNKSTDVLSFPLQAINEALPLGSIVINKTLAQEKAKEFHHSLKDEISLLFIHAMLHLLGFDHEKDKGEMRQKEEELIHLFKLPQSLIVRTEAL
- a CDS encoding glycosyl transferase family 90 produces the protein MRNSRLATRLSHLAYNIKGITRMMSPRFLLARREDILCALQERSDVDMIKKRVDYYCQINSKITLDKDAKSIASVRFARKGVGYKFDSYEYLRYFPQDFKAHFEFGDVSYICTKPSFTKSRPVESGGGGSNTLLKLDKNRHFVFIKDPYKFSQKQDKLFYRGAIYQKHRIEFFQKYFNHPLCDLGHVGSKSLHHAWQKARISIAKHLPYKFLLALEGNDVASNLKWIMSSNSLAIMPKPKFETWFMEGSLEPNVHYLQIRDDYEDLEERLEFCLLHPTFAQDIIYNAHQYVAQFFDKKREDLISLLVLEKYFYYTNQLNFLSI